CTACCAGTTTCGCCACTTCGGCGGACTGTTTAAACTAATATTTCCAGAAACTTATTGCAACCATCTTTATTGCCTTCATTGCTCTTCGTAGTCAAACCACTGATCATCCTTCCCTTCAACATCCTCCTGATCCGGAGATTCATCAGCACTGTTTATCTGATCTATTGTTTCCTCAATAATACAGCCTGAGTTTACTTCCAGGAATTCACAAATATCATCAGAACTGGCGTTTCTATGCTCTTTAAGGTATTCATATACCGAAAGCCCTGTAGAAACTATGATGTTGTGCACTAAGTTTTCATCGTATAGCCTGCAATGCTTACTACCCATGATCCATCCTTTTAAAAAAAATAGGGCAAATGATTATCAATTTCAGATCGACTCTTAATTATATAGCCAGATTCCATTCCGGTCAACAGCGGATATTTCTGCCCAATCGGAGTCGGAATCAGAATCGGAATCGGCATCGAAAAAGCACATTTGTATTTCTATATACAAATAAAAACAAACCTTTTCGATCCTGATGGCTATGCCTGTTCCGACACAAAAGGACTGCCGTTAAAACTTACCGGATGTAACCGAAATGGAGGATAAAAAGGCACAAAAATGTGGTTAGAAATGAGGAAATTTCCGCTCAGAAACCCATTTCCTTTAAAAACTGATCAATTACACTTTTCCTCACAGCGCCTTCCCTTACAGGCGATATTTCATTATTACGTCCAGCTTTAATCACCGTCGACGGAGGAGATGGCGGGAGAAAACCGGCATCGATCATGAAATCAACTTTATCCCTGAAGATTTCAAAGATATGCTCCGGGTCCGGATCGTAAGATTGACCGCTGAGATTGGCGCTGGTTGAGATTAGCGGGGTTTCTATAAGCGAAAAAATCGCGGAGATAAAAGGGTGATCCGATACACGTATCGCGATTCCCTCCAAACTCTTATCCGATGGAAGCACGAAGGTTAAAAGCCCCGGCCAGAATTTTTTCATGAGAGTCTCTGCTGCCGGGGTATAGTGAAGTCCTAAAGGAGAAAAACACTCTTTCCTTGAAGCAATCAGTATAACCGATTTAACCGCTGGACGATTTTTAGCCTCATAAACCCGATCCATTACTGACTGCAGATCTGATCTCCCCCCTATCCCGTAAATTGTTTCTGTGGGATAGATAAAAACCGCTCCATCCTGAATCAAACGGGCAACACGGGAGAGTTCTTCGATGGAGTCTAAAACTGATTGAAGCAGTATTCTCTCAGCTCTCATCATCCCCGAACTGTTTGCGGTATTCTATTAATTTCGCCTTCAGAGATGAGTCTTTACAGCCCAGAATCTGCACAGCAAGCAGCGCGGCATTCTTTGAATTCCCTATTCCCACACAGGCTACCGGAATTCCGGCAGGCATCTGAACTATCGACAACAGCGCGTCTTCACCACTGAGCGGTCCGCCATCAGCCGGTACACCTATCACAGGAAGCACTGTCATACTAGCGATCACTCCCGGAAGATGAGCTGCCAGTCCGGCTATAGCTATGATTATATCATAGTTCTCGTGAGCCCTGAGACAGAATTTACGGATCTTATTTGGATTCCTGTGTGCTGAAATAACATGAGTTTCAAATTCTACACCGAAATCCTTAAAGACGGCTTCTGCTTTTTCCGCTAAATTCATGTCAGATTTGGACCCGATCACAACTGCTGCTTTCATTTTTTCCTTTCCGGATACTTATCTACTGCCAACTTGTTTTTCTAATTTCCCGCTGCTGTTCTCTGTCATCTGGATTCTTGCCAACCCCTTAGCCGCGATATCGCAACGATAGTGTTTTCCTTCGAAATCAATCCCATCTACAGCCTGGTAGGCTATTTTGATCGCCTTTTCCAGAGTGTCATCCCATGCACTCACAGCCAGCACCCGGCCGCCATTTGTTACAAGCTGCTCCTGGTTATTCAGAGCCGTTCCGCTATGGTAAATATCCACATTGCTTTTTTCACGCTCGGTCTCCTCGATACCAGTGATCACTTTACCCTTTTCAAAATTTCCCGGATAACCCTGGGAAGCAAGTATCACAGAAACACAGTATCCGGGGTTTATTGTCCAGGAGGAAGATGTCATCTTGCCGTTTGCACATGATTTAAACAGCTCATACCAGTCACAGCTCACCAGAGGAAGTACTGCCTGAGTCTCCGGATCACCGAACCTGCAATTAAATTCCACCACCTTGGGGCCATCAGATGTAACCATAATGCCATAATAGAGAAGCCCCTGGTATTTCCGCCCCTCAAGTTCCATGGCTTTAAGTACTGGTTTTATGATCTCTTTTTCGATCTGCAGAAGCAGCTTGTCATCAACCAGAGGCGCTGGAGCATAAGCCCCCATCCCGCCGGTATTCGGGCCTGTATCTCCATCTCCCACTGCTTTGTGATCCTGTGACACAGGAAGAATACGGTACTTTTTACCATCGGTAATTACAAATACCGATGCTTCCTCACCGATCATCTTTTCCTCAATGACCACCCTGGTCCCAGCCACACCAAACCGCTTGTCATCAAAAATCTCCACAAGCGCTTTCTCTGCTTCTTCTTTGGTATCGCAAACGATAGCGCCTTTTCCCCCAGCCAGCCCGCTTACCTTTACGACTACAGGTGCGTCCTTTTCGTGAACAAAAGAAAGAGCGGATTCCTTATTGTCAAATATGCTGAAATCTGCTGTGGGAATTTTATACTTTTTCATCAGGTCCTTTGCAAAAGCCTTACTTCCCTCAATTTCAGCAGCTGCTTTGGCAGGACCAAATATAGTCAGGTTTTCCTTCCTGAAAATATCAACTACACCATCAACAAGAGGCGCTTCCGGACCAACTATTGTAAGATCAATTTCATTCTCTGAAGCCCAGTCTGCAAGATCGTTCCAGTTTTTGATTTCACGATCAACCAGCATGCAGCCATCCCGCTCCATACCCGGATTCCCCGGATAGGCATACATACAAAGCGGCCGGTCTGACCTGAGCAATGCCTTGAGGATTGCGTGCTCCCGTCCTCCACTTCCGATTATAAGAACTGAATTCATGAAATCCAATTGATGCCTCCTCTATTTACGCCTGCTGTAAGCAGGACAATTAATAAACTTTGATCGGGAATCGCAATGCACTCAAATCTGCTCATCTATACTAAATCAGACTAAATAAAAAAATACCATTGGATTGGTAAACAATGCAATAACGCCTCGCTTCGCTTAACCTGATAATTCAGAGTTTAATTGTGATAATGGCTGTAATGAACTCCCGACTTTTTGAAGTAGACATCAGATACCTGAGAAACCTTATAAGCCAGCTTCCTTGAATCGGGGTTCAAGACGCCCTACAAGCAGGTCGGCTCCATCCGGACGGTTCCCATATTCAAATACTACCGTTGTATCCACATTTCCCCGGGGATAGAAATCACCGGTAACAAGCAGCCATTTTGGTTCAAGGAGCTTTTTAATGGTCTCAAAAAGATGCCAGGTGACAGTCTCGTGGAAAGTTCCAACCATGCGGAAAGCATTCAGATAAAGCTTCCATGACTTCAATTCAAGGCACAGCTTATCCGGTAGATAGTAAAGACCAATAGCCGCAAAGTCCGGGTAGCCGGTTTTTGGACAAACGCAGGTAAATTCAGGAAAGATAATCCTTATAACCCCGCTGCCGGTGGATGCGGAATTGTAAGGGCAGTCAAATGTTTCGAGTGAAGGAAATCGACTTTGCTTAAGAGCTTCTTCCAATGAAACAACATTTTCAAAAAACATATTTTCCGGTCCCGAAATTGTAAAAGGAAAGTACTATCACTTATTATCCAAATCAAAAATACATCATCTGTAAGGAATGATGCTTCGATACCGATTCCGATGCCGATACCGATTTAGAAAAAACAAAGTCATACCCATTCGGTATGGAAGTACTCCCCCCTGGG
This is a stretch of genomic DNA from Fibrobacter sp.. It encodes these proteins:
- a CDS encoding threonylcarbamoyl-AMP synthase, with protein sequence MMRAERILLQSVLDSIEELSRVARLIQDGAVFIYPTETIYGIGGRSDLQSVMDRVYEAKNRPAVKSVILIASRKECFSPLGLHYTPAAETLMKKFWPGLLTFVLPSDKSLEGIAIRVSDHPFISAIFSLIETPLISTSANLSGQSYDPDPEHIFEIFRDKVDFMIDAGFLPPSPPSTVIKAGRNNEISPVREGAVRKSVIDQFLKEMGF
- the purE gene encoding 5-(carboxyamino)imidazole ribonucleotide mutase, coding for MKAAVVIGSKSDMNLAEKAEAVFKDFGVEFETHVISAHRNPNKIRKFCLRAHENYDIIIAIAGLAAHLPGVIASMTVLPVIGVPADGGPLSGEDALLSIVQMPAGIPVACVGIGNSKNAALLAVQILGCKDSSLKAKLIEYRKQFGDDES
- the purD gene encoding phosphoribosylamine--glycine ligase; protein product: MNSVLIIGSGGREHAILKALLRSDRPLCMYAYPGNPGMERDGCMLVDREIKNWNDLADWASENEIDLTIVGPEAPLVDGVVDIFRKENLTIFGPAKAAAEIEGSKAFAKDLMKKYKIPTADFSIFDNKESALSFVHEKDAPVVVKVSGLAGGKGAIVCDTKEEAEKALVEIFDDKRFGVAGTRVVIEEKMIGEEASVFVITDGKKYRILPVSQDHKAVGDGDTGPNTGGMGAYAPAPLVDDKLLLQIEKEIIKPVLKAMELEGRKYQGLLYYGIMVTSDGPKVVEFNCRFGDPETQAVLPLVSCDWYELFKSCANGKMTSSSWTINPGYCVSVILASQGYPGNFEKGKVITGIEETEREKSNVDIYHSGTALNNQEQLVTNGGRVLAVSAWDDTLEKAIKIAYQAVDGIDFEGKHYRCDIAAKGLARIQMTENSSGKLEKQVGSR
- the queF gene encoding NADPH-dependent 7-cyano-7-deazaguanine reductase QueF, with product MFFENVVSLEEALKQSRFPSLETFDCPYNSASTGSGVIRIIFPEFTCVCPKTGYPDFAAIGLYYLPDKLCLELKSWKLYLNAFRMVGTFHETVTWHLFETIKKLLEPKWLLVTGDFYPRGNVDTTVVFEYGNRPDGADLLVGRLEPRFKEAGL